A single genomic interval of Electrophorus electricus isolate fEleEle1 chromosome 2, fEleEle1.pri, whole genome shotgun sequence harbors:
- the zgc:152774 gene encoding MORC family CW-type zinc finger protein 3 isoform X1, whose translation MAKLSEHGIRLSSMSPSYLNSNSTSHTWPFSAVAELIDNASDPGVTAKQIFIDVVTVKGQLCLSFTDNGSGMTPNKLHKMLSFGFTDKGSGKSSHQAIGVYGNGFKSGSMRLGRDALIFTKNGGCQSIGMLSQTFLQAIKAQAVIVPIAPFNQQTKRLIITEDSEASLRAILTHSLFRSDSELQEQLNSIPGKKGTKILIWNIRRNKDGKPEFDFEADQEDIRLPEIRSEETEGRGKRSYFGPRRTEHIVPEMDYSLRAYLSILYLKPRIHIILRQKKVQTKLVAKSLSMIENDVYKPQFINERVKITFGFNRKNKDHYGVMMYHNNRLIKSYEKVGCQIKSSGQRSGVGVIGVVECNFLKPAHNKQDFEYTKEYRLTLAALGLKLNDYWREKKEKKAKERAFRALERKSADGHAEEDEENAEEEEEEEEEEEEVDVTWIQCEDCMKWRGISTHLFSGNIPELFTCCQHPIARLRSCSVPEDPEEMIDELTPSYEKTHKRQEKAQMKRRGKSGEGGKTQLASRETLHEPDITMDTETEDNELDSRPPTPEPPRPHGNKRKAAWKRNGTGNKSSRCSESTDLSSEKEITAATTERNPETPEMSSSKDPASSMVNQEDKVQNSTESPETSGPSVSQGPPEQQTTLEPQTKEQPRAATSSPGWPHSLTPQPSMAWSHPLPPAQTVVVPPLSRTSRQPVSPLPVEGADRPALVGKLAQLEREAKRLRRLLSLQDVAPLVEGEAQGSAVEGATAEDGGMDPTAQNTQTLTNACSDPGLETLANASVATKKSELQSDNQSTSKKNTKPPSQQGVPVSSTDDLHWSKTLAKLQSQNQALSAELSKLKREREQLLNKVRQAERETRERRDQSTSTPSNAHDSIIMERLRSIRRNVVSLLSSILPNLDMQGISYDTGDVDSILQQIIQANNL comes from the exons ttttggcTTCACAGATAAAGGATCGGGAAAGTCTAGTCACCAGGCCATAGGAGTCTATGGGAATGGCTTCAAGTCAGGTTCAATGCGTTTGGGTCGCGATGCTCTAATCTTCACAAAGAATGGAGGATGTCAGAGCATAGGCATGCTTTCTCAGACCTTCCTGCAGGCCATTAAAGCCCAAGCTGTCATAGTCCCCATTGCTCCATTCAACCAACAGACCA AGCGTTTGATAATAACAGAGGATTCTGAGGCCAGTCTCAGAGCtatactcactcactccctcttcAGATCAGATTCAGAACTGCAGGAACAGCTGAACTCAATTCCTGGCAAAAAGGGCACCAAAATCCTCATCTGGAACATACGCAG GAACAAGGACGGGAAGCCGGAGTTCGACTTCGAGGCAGACCAGGAGGACATTCGCCTGCCAGAGATCCGCTcagaagagacagaggggagagggaaGAGGAGCTACTTTGGTCCTCGCCGGACTGAACACATTGTTCCTGAAATGGACTACTCCCtcaga GCATATCTCAGTATTCTATACCTGAAACCCAGGATCCATATCATCCTTAGGCAAAAGAAAGTCCAGACCAAACTCGTGGCTAAGAGTCTCTCCATGATTGAGAATGATGTTTACAAGCCACAATTCATT AATGAGCGAGTGAAGATAACCTTTGGATTCAACCGTAAGAACAAAGATCATTACGGCGTCATGATGTACCACAACAACAGACTCATCAAGTCCTATGAAAAAGTGGGCTGCCAGATCAAG TCTTCAGGCCAAAGGTCAGGAGTAGGGGTCATTGGAGTTGTTGAGTGTAACTTCCTGAAACCAGCTCACAACAAGCAGGACTTCGAGTACACCAAAGAGTACAG ACTCACATTAGCTGCACTCGGCCTCAAACTCAATGACTACTGGcgggagaaaaaggaaaaaaaagcgAAAGAGCGAGCATTCCGAGCCCTGGAGAGGAAGAGCGCAGACGGGCATGCAGAGGAAGACGAAGAGAACgccgaggaggaagaggaggaagaggaagaagaggaagaagt GGATGTGACGTGGATTCAGTGTGAGGACTGTATGAAGTGGAGGGGCATTTCCACCCACCTGTTTTCAGGAAACATCCCTGAGCTATTCACTTGCTGCCAGCACCCCATCGCCCGTCTAAG GAGCTGCTCGGTGCCAGAGGATCCAGAGGAGATGATAGACGAGCTGACACCTAGCTATGAGAAAACGCACAAACGACA GGAAAAAGCCCAGatgaaaagaagaggaaaatcTGGGGAG gGAGGTAAAACTCAATTAGCAAGCAGGGAGACACTGCATGAGCCTGACATTACAATGGACACAGAGACTGAGGACAATGAACTCGACTCCAGGCCACCTACGCCGGAGCCGCCACGCCCACACGG CAACAAAAGGAAAGCAGCATGGAAAAGAAATGGAACAGGTAACAAGTCTTCAAGATGCTCCGAGTCCACTGACCTCTcttctgaaaaagaaataacagCGGCAACCACAGAGAGAAATCCAGAAACTCCAGAGATGAGCAGCAGCAAGGACCCGGCCTCAAGTATGGTGAACCAGGAGGACAAAGTTCAAAACTCGACAGAATCTCCCGAGACCTCAGGTCCTTCTGTGAGCCAGGGTCCTCCTGAGCAGCAGACCACTCTGGAGCCTCAGACTAAAGAGCAGCCCAGAGCCGCTACCAGCTCACCAGGGTggcctcactcactcaccccccAACCCTCTATGGCTTGGTCCCATCCCCTACCCCCAGCTCAAACAGTGGTGGTACCTCCCCTCAGCCGCACCAGCCGACAGCCGGTGTCCCCACTACCGGTGGAGGGCGCGGACCGACCGGCGCTTGTCGGGAAGCTGGCTCAGCTGGAACGGGAAGCAAAGCGCCTGCGAAGACTCCTCAGCCTCCAGGACGTGGCTCCGCTGGTGGAAGGGGAGGCACAGGGGTCAGCAGTGGAAGGCGCGACTGCGGAAGACGGGGGCATGGATCCCACTGCTCAGAATACACAGACCCTGACTAATGCCTGTAGTGACCCAGGGCTCGAAACCTTGGCAAATGCTTCTGTGGCAACCAAG AAGTCAGAACTTCAGTCAGACAACCAAAGTACTTCAAAAAAAAATACCAAGCCCCCAAGCCAGCAGGGGGTGCCAGTAAGCTCCACAGATGACCTACACTGGAGTAAGACACTGGCCAAACTGCAGAGCCAAAACCAGGCTCTCTCTGCAGAGCTGAGTAaactgaaaagagagagagaacagctccTAAACAAAGtgagacaagcagagagagagacaagggaAAGGAGAGATCAAAGCACCAGCACACCCTCTAATGCTCATGATAG TATTATAATGGAGCGATTGCGCTCAATACGCCGGAACGTCGTGTCTCTCCTGTCCTCCATCCTTCCCAATTTGGACATGCAGGGCATCAGCTATGACACGGGAGACGTGGACAGCATTTTGCAGCAGATCATCCAGGCTAACAACCTCTGA
- the zgc:152774 gene encoding MORC family CW-type zinc finger protein 3 isoform X2, with amino-acid sequence MTPNKLHKMLSFGFTDKGSGKSSHQAIGVYGNGFKSGSMRLGRDALIFTKNGGCQSIGMLSQTFLQAIKAQAVIVPIAPFNQQTKRLIITEDSEASLRAILTHSLFRSDSELQEQLNSIPGKKGTKILIWNIRRNKDGKPEFDFEADQEDIRLPEIRSEETEGRGKRSYFGPRRTEHIVPEMDYSLRAYLSILYLKPRIHIILRQKKVQTKLVAKSLSMIENDVYKPQFINERVKITFGFNRKNKDHYGVMMYHNNRLIKSYEKVGCQIKSSGQRSGVGVIGVVECNFLKPAHNKQDFEYTKEYRLTLAALGLKLNDYWREKKEKKAKERAFRALERKSADGHAEEDEENAEEEEEEEEEEEEVDVTWIQCEDCMKWRGISTHLFSGNIPELFTCCQHPIARLRSCSVPEDPEEMIDELTPSYEKTHKRQEKAQMKRRGKSGEGGKTQLASRETLHEPDITMDTETEDNELDSRPPTPEPPRPHGNKRKAAWKRNGTGNKSSRCSESTDLSSEKEITAATTERNPETPEMSSSKDPASSMVNQEDKVQNSTESPETSGPSVSQGPPEQQTTLEPQTKEQPRAATSSPGWPHSLTPQPSMAWSHPLPPAQTVVVPPLSRTSRQPVSPLPVEGADRPALVGKLAQLEREAKRLRRLLSLQDVAPLVEGEAQGSAVEGATAEDGGMDPTAQNTQTLTNACSDPGLETLANASVATKKSELQSDNQSTSKKNTKPPSQQGVPVSSTDDLHWSKTLAKLQSQNQALSAELSKLKREREQLLNKVRQAERETRERRDQSTSTPSNAHDSIIMERLRSIRRNVVSLLSSILPNLDMQGISYDTGDVDSILQQIIQANNL; translated from the exons ttttggcTTCACAGATAAAGGATCGGGAAAGTCTAGTCACCAGGCCATAGGAGTCTATGGGAATGGCTTCAAGTCAGGTTCAATGCGTTTGGGTCGCGATGCTCTAATCTTCACAAAGAATGGAGGATGTCAGAGCATAGGCATGCTTTCTCAGACCTTCCTGCAGGCCATTAAAGCCCAAGCTGTCATAGTCCCCATTGCTCCATTCAACCAACAGACCA AGCGTTTGATAATAACAGAGGATTCTGAGGCCAGTCTCAGAGCtatactcactcactccctcttcAGATCAGATTCAGAACTGCAGGAACAGCTGAACTCAATTCCTGGCAAAAAGGGCACCAAAATCCTCATCTGGAACATACGCAG GAACAAGGACGGGAAGCCGGAGTTCGACTTCGAGGCAGACCAGGAGGACATTCGCCTGCCAGAGATCCGCTcagaagagacagaggggagagggaaGAGGAGCTACTTTGGTCCTCGCCGGACTGAACACATTGTTCCTGAAATGGACTACTCCCtcaga GCATATCTCAGTATTCTATACCTGAAACCCAGGATCCATATCATCCTTAGGCAAAAGAAAGTCCAGACCAAACTCGTGGCTAAGAGTCTCTCCATGATTGAGAATGATGTTTACAAGCCACAATTCATT AATGAGCGAGTGAAGATAACCTTTGGATTCAACCGTAAGAACAAAGATCATTACGGCGTCATGATGTACCACAACAACAGACTCATCAAGTCCTATGAAAAAGTGGGCTGCCAGATCAAG TCTTCAGGCCAAAGGTCAGGAGTAGGGGTCATTGGAGTTGTTGAGTGTAACTTCCTGAAACCAGCTCACAACAAGCAGGACTTCGAGTACACCAAAGAGTACAG ACTCACATTAGCTGCACTCGGCCTCAAACTCAATGACTACTGGcgggagaaaaaggaaaaaaaagcgAAAGAGCGAGCATTCCGAGCCCTGGAGAGGAAGAGCGCAGACGGGCATGCAGAGGAAGACGAAGAGAACgccgaggaggaagaggaggaagaggaagaagaggaagaagt GGATGTGACGTGGATTCAGTGTGAGGACTGTATGAAGTGGAGGGGCATTTCCACCCACCTGTTTTCAGGAAACATCCCTGAGCTATTCACTTGCTGCCAGCACCCCATCGCCCGTCTAAG GAGCTGCTCGGTGCCAGAGGATCCAGAGGAGATGATAGACGAGCTGACACCTAGCTATGAGAAAACGCACAAACGACA GGAAAAAGCCCAGatgaaaagaagaggaaaatcTGGGGAG gGAGGTAAAACTCAATTAGCAAGCAGGGAGACACTGCATGAGCCTGACATTACAATGGACACAGAGACTGAGGACAATGAACTCGACTCCAGGCCACCTACGCCGGAGCCGCCACGCCCACACGG CAACAAAAGGAAAGCAGCATGGAAAAGAAATGGAACAGGTAACAAGTCTTCAAGATGCTCCGAGTCCACTGACCTCTcttctgaaaaagaaataacagCGGCAACCACAGAGAGAAATCCAGAAACTCCAGAGATGAGCAGCAGCAAGGACCCGGCCTCAAGTATGGTGAACCAGGAGGACAAAGTTCAAAACTCGACAGAATCTCCCGAGACCTCAGGTCCTTCTGTGAGCCAGGGTCCTCCTGAGCAGCAGACCACTCTGGAGCCTCAGACTAAAGAGCAGCCCAGAGCCGCTACCAGCTCACCAGGGTggcctcactcactcaccccccAACCCTCTATGGCTTGGTCCCATCCCCTACCCCCAGCTCAAACAGTGGTGGTACCTCCCCTCAGCCGCACCAGCCGACAGCCGGTGTCCCCACTACCGGTGGAGGGCGCGGACCGACCGGCGCTTGTCGGGAAGCTGGCTCAGCTGGAACGGGAAGCAAAGCGCCTGCGAAGACTCCTCAGCCTCCAGGACGTGGCTCCGCTGGTGGAAGGGGAGGCACAGGGGTCAGCAGTGGAAGGCGCGACTGCGGAAGACGGGGGCATGGATCCCACTGCTCAGAATACACAGACCCTGACTAATGCCTGTAGTGACCCAGGGCTCGAAACCTTGGCAAATGCTTCTGTGGCAACCAAG AAGTCAGAACTTCAGTCAGACAACCAAAGTACTTCAAAAAAAAATACCAAGCCCCCAAGCCAGCAGGGGGTGCCAGTAAGCTCCACAGATGACCTACACTGGAGTAAGACACTGGCCAAACTGCAGAGCCAAAACCAGGCTCTCTCTGCAGAGCTGAGTAaactgaaaagagagagagaacagctccTAAACAAAGtgagacaagcagagagagagacaagggaAAGGAGAGATCAAAGCACCAGCACACCCTCTAATGCTCATGATAG TATTATAATGGAGCGATTGCGCTCAATACGCCGGAACGTCGTGTCTCTCCTGTCCTCCATCCTTCCCAATTTGGACATGCAGGGCATCAGCTATGACACGGGAGACGTGGACAGCATTTTGCAGCAGATCATCCAGGCTAACAACCTCTGA
- the zgc:152774 gene encoding MORC family CW-type zinc finger protein 3 isoform X3 — MAKLSEHGIRLSSMSPSYLNSNSTSHTWPFSAVAELIDNASDPGVTAKQIFIDVVTVKGQLCLSFTDNGSGMTPNKLHKMLRSDSELQEQLNSIPGKKGTKILIWNIRRNKDGKPEFDFEADQEDIRLPEIRSEETEGRGKRSYFGPRRTEHIVPEMDYSLRAYLSILYLKPRIHIILRQKKVQTKLVAKSLSMIENDVYKPQFINERVKITFGFNRKNKDHYGVMMYHNNRLIKSYEKVGCQIKSSGQRSGVGVIGVVECNFLKPAHNKQDFEYTKEYRLTLAALGLKLNDYWREKKEKKAKERAFRALERKSADGHAEEDEENAEEEEEEEEEEEEVDVTWIQCEDCMKWRGISTHLFSGNIPELFTCCQHPIARLRSCSVPEDPEEMIDELTPSYEKTHKRQEKAQMKRRGKSGEGGKTQLASRETLHEPDITMDTETEDNELDSRPPTPEPPRPHGNKRKAAWKRNGTGNKSSRCSESTDLSSEKEITAATTERNPETPEMSSSKDPASSMVNQEDKVQNSTESPETSGPSVSQGPPEQQTTLEPQTKEQPRAATSSPGWPHSLTPQPSMAWSHPLPPAQTVVVPPLSRTSRQPVSPLPVEGADRPALVGKLAQLEREAKRLRRLLSLQDVAPLVEGEAQGSAVEGATAEDGGMDPTAQNTQTLTNACSDPGLETLANASVATKKSELQSDNQSTSKKNTKPPSQQGVPVSSTDDLHWSKTLAKLQSQNQALSAELSKLKREREQLLNKVRQAERETRERRDQSTSTPSNAHDSIIMERLRSIRRNVVSLLSSILPNLDMQGISYDTGDVDSILQQIIQANNL; from the exons ATCAGATTCAGAACTGCAGGAACAGCTGAACTCAATTCCTGGCAAAAAGGGCACCAAAATCCTCATCTGGAACATACGCAG GAACAAGGACGGGAAGCCGGAGTTCGACTTCGAGGCAGACCAGGAGGACATTCGCCTGCCAGAGATCCGCTcagaagagacagaggggagagggaaGAGGAGCTACTTTGGTCCTCGCCGGACTGAACACATTGTTCCTGAAATGGACTACTCCCtcaga GCATATCTCAGTATTCTATACCTGAAACCCAGGATCCATATCATCCTTAGGCAAAAGAAAGTCCAGACCAAACTCGTGGCTAAGAGTCTCTCCATGATTGAGAATGATGTTTACAAGCCACAATTCATT AATGAGCGAGTGAAGATAACCTTTGGATTCAACCGTAAGAACAAAGATCATTACGGCGTCATGATGTACCACAACAACAGACTCATCAAGTCCTATGAAAAAGTGGGCTGCCAGATCAAG TCTTCAGGCCAAAGGTCAGGAGTAGGGGTCATTGGAGTTGTTGAGTGTAACTTCCTGAAACCAGCTCACAACAAGCAGGACTTCGAGTACACCAAAGAGTACAG ACTCACATTAGCTGCACTCGGCCTCAAACTCAATGACTACTGGcgggagaaaaaggaaaaaaaagcgAAAGAGCGAGCATTCCGAGCCCTGGAGAGGAAGAGCGCAGACGGGCATGCAGAGGAAGACGAAGAGAACgccgaggaggaagaggaggaagaggaagaagaggaagaagt GGATGTGACGTGGATTCAGTGTGAGGACTGTATGAAGTGGAGGGGCATTTCCACCCACCTGTTTTCAGGAAACATCCCTGAGCTATTCACTTGCTGCCAGCACCCCATCGCCCGTCTAAG GAGCTGCTCGGTGCCAGAGGATCCAGAGGAGATGATAGACGAGCTGACACCTAGCTATGAGAAAACGCACAAACGACA GGAAAAAGCCCAGatgaaaagaagaggaaaatcTGGGGAG gGAGGTAAAACTCAATTAGCAAGCAGGGAGACACTGCATGAGCCTGACATTACAATGGACACAGAGACTGAGGACAATGAACTCGACTCCAGGCCACCTACGCCGGAGCCGCCACGCCCACACGG CAACAAAAGGAAAGCAGCATGGAAAAGAAATGGAACAGGTAACAAGTCTTCAAGATGCTCCGAGTCCACTGACCTCTcttctgaaaaagaaataacagCGGCAACCACAGAGAGAAATCCAGAAACTCCAGAGATGAGCAGCAGCAAGGACCCGGCCTCAAGTATGGTGAACCAGGAGGACAAAGTTCAAAACTCGACAGAATCTCCCGAGACCTCAGGTCCTTCTGTGAGCCAGGGTCCTCCTGAGCAGCAGACCACTCTGGAGCCTCAGACTAAAGAGCAGCCCAGAGCCGCTACCAGCTCACCAGGGTggcctcactcactcaccccccAACCCTCTATGGCTTGGTCCCATCCCCTACCCCCAGCTCAAACAGTGGTGGTACCTCCCCTCAGCCGCACCAGCCGACAGCCGGTGTCCCCACTACCGGTGGAGGGCGCGGACCGACCGGCGCTTGTCGGGAAGCTGGCTCAGCTGGAACGGGAAGCAAAGCGCCTGCGAAGACTCCTCAGCCTCCAGGACGTGGCTCCGCTGGTGGAAGGGGAGGCACAGGGGTCAGCAGTGGAAGGCGCGACTGCGGAAGACGGGGGCATGGATCCCACTGCTCAGAATACACAGACCCTGACTAATGCCTGTAGTGACCCAGGGCTCGAAACCTTGGCAAATGCTTCTGTGGCAACCAAG AAGTCAGAACTTCAGTCAGACAACCAAAGTACTTCAAAAAAAAATACCAAGCCCCCAAGCCAGCAGGGGGTGCCAGTAAGCTCCACAGATGACCTACACTGGAGTAAGACACTGGCCAAACTGCAGAGCCAAAACCAGGCTCTCTCTGCAGAGCTGAGTAaactgaaaagagagagagaacagctccTAAACAAAGtgagacaagcagagagagagacaagggaAAGGAGAGATCAAAGCACCAGCACACCCTCTAATGCTCATGATAG TATTATAATGGAGCGATTGCGCTCAATACGCCGGAACGTCGTGTCTCTCCTGTCCTCCATCCTTCCCAATTTGGACATGCAGGGCATCAGCTATGACACGGGAGACGTGGACAGCATTTTGCAGCAGATCATCCAGGCTAACAACCTCTGA